The following proteins come from a genomic window of Pirellula staleyi DSM 6068:
- the ileS gene encoding isoleucine--tRNA ligase: MFNSVPASAPFPKLEQEVLQFWRENKIYDESLERRKDAERFVFFEGPPTANGMPHPGHCLTRSIKDLFPRYQTMRGKLCERKAGWDTHGLPVEVEVCKEMGIHSKEEIEAFGIEPFIHRCQASVWRYMQQWEKLTERLGFWIKLDQAYVTYHQSFVESVWWSLKQLFDNGLLYQGHKIVWWWAQGGTALSSGEVGQGYREVADPSVYVLFPLLDDAGNPEGTSLLVWTTTPWTLPSNQFAAVHPDLDYVVARDTETDQRIILAAALVETIAAKSKRPLEVVKTLKGSELLGRRYVPPYSYYYSQLGSTTGKLVAGGEASIAWRVVAADFVTTDSGSGVVHQAPAFGEVDFDVLVAEKAKFVVGEGPELICAVGPDGKFTAEAPTYQGRWVKDCDKEIQRELKAAGLLYHQEQYLHDYPFCWRADNDPLIQYPRRSWFIRTTKFRDEMLASNEKINWLPGHIKEGRFGNFLESNVDWALSRERFWGTPLPIWVCETTGQMQAIASYAELEQKPGASGFEAWANAKQANPELVEDLKVHKPYIDNITYDSPFATGAKMRRVSEVIDCWYDSGAMPFAQWGYPHKGAADFQQQFPADFISEAIDQTRGWFYSQLAISTMLFGKGGVSGEAQPREYPHPFKNCIVLGLMLGEDGQKMSKSKRNYREPNEIFDKYGADALRWYFFANQAPWTSIRYKEQSIKDSIPEFLLRLWNCYSFFVIYANIDGFDPSKLLADVGDGQLDAATLAKAKHYRPIAERGELDRWIMGELHKTSADVTRLMDQYDNFEACKLLNAFVDGLSNWFVRRSRERFWAADKTSPEKLDAYWTLYECLLTTAKLIAPFTPFLAETLWQNLARSVSSDVLKSVHLCDFPEGNAANVDSLLSERMKLLREIASLGLSARMANKLKVRQPLSRVEVILSNATHQAWLTEHDELLRDELNVKTIDYATKADEYITYQVQPNFKRLGPKIGKLLPACKAALGNADGATLLAQLQATGKVVLTLGGETLELDNEDIQVRLQAKEGWAAAQGSGCVVVLSTELTPALIREGYARDLVRLIQDRRKELGLDYSDRIEVGVVSNSEELASAVLEHASFIASETLATHVGTSALDCEAVETELGEIPISLYVRKV, translated from the coding sequence ATGTTTAACAGTGTTCCCGCTAGTGCGCCGTTTCCAAAACTCGAACAAGAGGTTCTGCAGTTCTGGCGGGAAAACAAGATTTACGACGAGTCGCTCGAGCGCCGCAAAGATGCCGAGCGTTTTGTCTTCTTCGAAGGGCCGCCGACAGCCAACGGCATGCCGCACCCAGGGCACTGCCTGACGCGCTCGATCAAGGATCTGTTTCCTCGCTATCAAACGATGCGAGGAAAACTGTGTGAGCGTAAAGCAGGCTGGGACACCCATGGACTTCCTGTCGAAGTGGAAGTCTGCAAAGAGATGGGGATCCACTCGAAGGAAGAGATCGAAGCCTTTGGCATCGAGCCCTTTATTCATCGCTGCCAAGCGAGCGTTTGGCGCTACATGCAGCAGTGGGAAAAACTGACCGAACGCCTCGGCTTTTGGATCAAACTCGACCAGGCCTACGTCACCTATCACCAGTCGTTCGTCGAATCGGTCTGGTGGTCGCTCAAGCAACTGTTCGATAACGGTCTTCTGTACCAAGGCCACAAGATCGTTTGGTGGTGGGCCCAAGGCGGGACCGCGCTATCGAGCGGCGAAGTAGGGCAGGGGTATCGCGAAGTCGCCGACCCGAGCGTTTACGTCCTGTTTCCGCTGCTCGACGATGCCGGAAATCCCGAAGGAACGTCGCTCCTGGTTTGGACCACCACACCTTGGACACTCCCAAGCAACCAGTTCGCTGCAGTCCATCCCGATTTGGATTACGTTGTCGCGCGTGATACCGAAACCGATCAGCGGATCATCCTTGCAGCAGCACTGGTTGAGACGATCGCTGCGAAGTCCAAGCGTCCACTGGAAGTCGTCAAAACGCTCAAGGGGAGCGAACTCCTTGGCCGGCGCTATGTGCCACCTTATTCGTATTACTACAGCCAACTCGGCAGCACGACTGGCAAGCTCGTTGCAGGTGGCGAAGCCTCCATTGCATGGCGTGTGGTAGCTGCCGATTTCGTGACGACCGACAGCGGTAGTGGCGTCGTGCATCAAGCACCTGCCTTTGGCGAAGTCGACTTCGACGTGCTTGTAGCTGAAAAAGCGAAGTTCGTCGTCGGCGAAGGTCCTGAACTGATCTGCGCCGTCGGTCCGGATGGCAAGTTCACCGCAGAAGCGCCGACCTACCAAGGTCGCTGGGTGAAGGATTGCGACAAAGAAATTCAGCGTGAACTCAAGGCTGCTGGCTTGCTTTATCACCAAGAGCAATACCTGCACGACTATCCCTTCTGCTGGCGCGCCGACAACGATCCGCTGATCCAGTACCCACGTCGAAGCTGGTTCATTCGGACCACCAAGTTCCGCGACGAAATGCTCGCGAGCAACGAGAAAATCAACTGGCTTCCGGGGCATATCAAAGAAGGTCGCTTCGGCAACTTCCTCGAGAGCAATGTCGACTGGGCCCTTTCGCGCGAACGCTTCTGGGGCACTCCGCTGCCGATCTGGGTCTGCGAGACCACAGGCCAGATGCAGGCGATTGCCAGCTATGCCGAGCTCGAGCAAAAGCCTGGCGCGAGCGGCTTCGAAGCGTGGGCTAATGCCAAGCAAGCCAATCCCGAACTTGTCGAAGATCTGAAGGTGCACAAGCCTTACATCGACAACATCACCTACGACTCGCCGTTTGCCACTGGCGCGAAGATGCGCCGCGTGAGCGAAGTGATCGACTGTTGGTACGACAGTGGCGCGATGCCATTCGCGCAGTGGGGCTATCCGCACAAGGGAGCCGCTGATTTTCAGCAGCAGTTTCCCGCTGACTTCATCAGCGAAGCAATCGATCAAACCCGAGGCTGGTTCTATAGCCAACTGGCGATCAGCACGATGCTGTTTGGCAAAGGTGGCGTGAGCGGCGAAGCACAGCCTCGCGAGTATCCGCATCCATTTAAGAACTGCATCGTGCTTGGACTGATGCTCGGCGAAGATGGCCAGAAGATGTCCAAGAGCAAGCGAAACTATCGCGAGCCCAACGAGATCTTTGATAAGTACGGCGCTGATGCACTACGCTGGTATTTCTTTGCGAATCAGGCTCCCTGGACGAGCATTCGCTACAAAGAACAGTCGATCAAAGACAGCATCCCTGAGTTTCTGTTGCGACTCTGGAACTGCTATTCGTTCTTCGTGATCTACGCCAACATCGACGGCTTCGATCCCTCGAAATTGCTCGCCGATGTCGGTGATGGACAACTCGATGCAGCCACGCTTGCCAAAGCCAAGCACTATCGCCCCATCGCCGAACGCGGTGAGCTCGATCGCTGGATCATGGGCGAGTTGCACAAGACTTCCGCCGACGTCACCAGGCTGATGGATCAGTACGACAACTTCGAAGCTTGCAAGCTTTTGAACGCCTTTGTCGACGGACTATCCAACTGGTTCGTACGTCGTTCGCGCGAACGTTTTTGGGCTGCCGATAAAACCTCGCCCGAAAAGCTCGACGCCTACTGGACCCTCTATGAGTGCCTGCTCACCACCGCGAAACTCATCGCGCCGTTCACGCCGTTCCTCGCGGAAACGCTGTGGCAGAACCTCGCGCGGTCAGTTAGCAGCGACGTCCTGAAAAGCGTGCATTTGTGCGATTTTCCTGAGGGAAATGCAGCGAATGTCGACTCGCTGCTGTCAGAACGAATGAAGCTCTTGCGCGAAATCGCGTCGCTCGGTCTTTCGGCTCGCATGGCGAACAAACTGAAGGTTCGTCAGCCTTTGTCGCGAGTGGAAGTGATTCTGAGCAACGCGACACATCAAGCGTGGCTCACCGAGCACGACGAACTTTTGCGCGACGAACTGAACGTCAAAACAATTGACTACGCCACCAAGGCTGACGAGTACATCACCTACCAAGTGCAGCCTAACTTCAAGCGACTCGGTCCCAAGATCGGCAAACTGCTCCCCGCCTGCAAAGCAGCGCTCGGTAATGCCGACGGGGCGACGCTCCTAGCGCAGTTGCAAGCCACCGGCAAAGTGGTACTCACTCTTGGCGGCGAGACACTCGAACTCGACAACGAAGATATCCAGGTCCGCTTACAAGCCAAAGAAGGCTGGGCTGCGGCTCAAGGCTCGGGCTGCGTGGTCGTCCTTTCGACCGAACTTACCCCCGCGCTGATTCGCGAAGGTTATGCCCGAGACCTCGTGCGGCTGATTCAAGATCGTCGTAAAGAACTCGGGCTAGACTACAGCGATCGAATTGAAGTGGGAGTCGTTTCGAACTCGGAAGAACTAGCTTCAGCGGTTCTCGAGCACGCATCGTTCATCGCCAGCGAAACGCTTGCCACGCATGTCGGAACTTCCGCTCTCGATTGTGAAGCGGTCGAAACTGAACTCGGCGAGATTCCGATTTCGCTTTACGTTCGAAAAGTCTAG
- the purN gene encoding phosphoribosylglycinamide formyltransferase codes for MTDKLPIAVFISGGGTTLRNLLGRIAEGKLEIDIRLVISSSPSAKGLDYASAAGITTLVVEKIPGTKAEVYSEQMFAPCREAGVKLVAMAGFLKHVLIPADFENRVLNIHPSLIPSFCGKGMYGPKVHQAAIAFGAKISGCTVHFVDNQYDHGPILLQQAVPVLPSDTADDLAHRVFEAECEIYPEAISLVAAGRVSVVGRKVVVV; via the coding sequence ATGACTGACAAATTGCCCATCGCGGTGTTCATTTCGGGTGGTGGAACAACGCTGCGCAATTTGCTCGGGAGGATCGCCGAGGGAAAGCTCGAGATCGATATTCGTCTGGTGATCTCGAGTAGTCCTTCGGCCAAGGGGCTCGATTACGCCTCCGCCGCTGGCATCACGACACTGGTTGTAGAAAAGATTCCCGGCACCAAGGCCGAGGTTTATAGCGAACAGATGTTCGCCCCTTGCCGCGAAGCAGGGGTGAAGCTCGTCGCGATGGCCGGCTTTCTGAAGCACGTCCTGATTCCAGCCGACTTCGAAAATCGCGTCCTTAATATTCACCCCAGCCTCATTCCGTCGTTCTGCGGCAAGGGAATGTACGGCCCCAAGGTCCACCAGGCGGCGATTGCGTTTGGTGCGAAGATCAGTGGCTGTACGGTCCACTTTGTTGACAATCAGTACGACCACGGTCCGATTCTGCTTCAGCAAGCGGTTCCCGTGCTCCCCAGTGACACTGCCGACGACCTCGCCCATCGTGTTTTCGAAGCGGAGTGCGAGATTTATCCCGAGGCGATCAGCCTCGTGGCAGCAGGCCGCGTGAGTGTCGTAGGCCGCAAAGTCGTCGTCGTCTAG